The proteins below come from a single Chryseobacterium sp. MA9 genomic window:
- a CDS encoding amidohydrolase, producing MQFPYQLTAKGKYSLKNVRLETGFEYENEEVVGTKTDLFSIEIEAGKIKSIQTNDSASKAIDAKGYLMLPAFRDMHIHLDKTLYGLPWQALSPKRRTVKDMIAYEQKIIPELLKTSVSRAEQLISLQQHYGTHFARTHFNIDPTSGLKSLEHLEQALENKKDSFKAELVAFPQHGVYYTESAPLMKEAAQLKSVGFIGGLDPLSIDGSIEKVMDFTVQLALDHNKGIDIHLHETGEPGMKTINYLIDKAIENPALQGKTFVSHAFALAHLSPKETEQIAERLAAGKVGIASSVPFKGTVMPIPTLKKYGVNVLIGNDNVQDYWSTFGSGSMLQKANLIAELYGYATEYALSRALQFATQSILPLDEKGKQQWPKAGDEAAIVLTDASCSAEAVSRMSEIKALMNNGNLFWRN from the coding sequence ATGCAATTTCCATATCAATTAACTGCAAAAGGAAAATATTCCCTTAAAAATGTCCGCCTGGAAACAGGTTTTGAATACGAAAATGAAGAGGTTGTCGGAACAAAAACTGACCTTTTCAGTATTGAAATTGAAGCCGGAAAGATCAAATCAATACAAACAAATGATTCTGCTTCTAAAGCGATTGATGCCAAAGGATATCTGATGCTGCCGGCATTCAGAGATATGCACATCCACCTGGATAAAACTTTGTACGGTCTTCCATGGCAGGCGCTTTCCCCGAAAAGAAGAACAGTGAAAGATATGATTGCCTATGAACAGAAAATCATTCCTGAGCTGTTGAAAACTTCCGTAAGCAGAGCGGAACAGTTGATAAGTCTGCAGCAGCATTATGGGACTCATTTTGCAAGAACCCATTTCAATATTGATCCTACGTCAGGTTTGAAATCTCTGGAACATCTTGAGCAGGCCCTTGAAAATAAAAAAGATTCTTTTAAAGCTGAACTGGTTGCCTTTCCACAACATGGAGTATATTACACAGAATCTGCTCCTCTGATGAAAGAAGCTGCCCAACTGAAAAGTGTAGGATTTATCGGTGGGCTGGATCCTTTGAGCATTGACGGAAGTATTGAGAAAGTAATGGATTTTACTGTTCAGCTTGCCTTAGATCACAATAAAGGAATTGATATTCACCTGCATGAAACAGGAGAGCCCGGAATGAAAACCATTAATTATCTGATTGATAAAGCAATCGAAAATCCGGCACTCCAAGGGAAAACATTTGTAAGCCATGCATTTGCCTTAGCTCATCTTTCACCAAAAGAAACAGAGCAGATTGCAGAAAGGCTGGCTGCAGGAAAAGTGGGAATCGCTTCTTCTGTACCTTTTAAAGGAACGGTAATGCCCATTCCAACTCTGAAAAAATACGGGGTCAATGTATTAATCGGGAATGATAATGTACAGGACTACTGGAGTACTTTCGGGTCCGGAAGTATGCTGCAGAAAGCCAATCTGATTGCAGAATTGTATGGTTATGCCACAGAATATGCATTATCAAGAGCTTTGCAGTTTGCAACTCAGAGTATCCTTCCTCTGGATGAAAAAGGAAAGCAGCAGTGGCCTAAAGCCGGTGATGAAGCTGCCATTGTACTGACAGACGCTTCATGTTCCGCAGAAGCAGTTTCCAGAATGTCTGAAATAAAAGCCCTGATGAATAACGGGAATTTATTTTGGAGAAATTAA
- a CDS encoding LemA family protein, producing the protein MNQTVAIILLILLGVVIISFFINLYNKLVMLKFNVEKAYGNIDVVLKQRADEIPNLVTVAKHFMNYEEKLLTHLTELRTFYNNTTDADQRTALANETSKALSSFFAVSENYPELKSNNNFLELQKRVSELENRIADRREFFNDSVNLYNIGIHEFPNVILAKMLAYKDKTLLEITDAEKQYNGVQF; encoded by the coding sequence ATGAATCAGACTGTCGCAATAATATTACTTATCCTTTTAGGAGTAGTTATCATCAGTTTTTTTATCAATCTGTATAACAAACTGGTCATGCTCAAATTTAACGTTGAAAAAGCTTACGGGAATATTGATGTGGTGCTGAAACAACGCGCAGATGAAATTCCCAATCTCGTAACCGTAGCCAAACACTTTATGAATTACGAGGAAAAACTGCTTACACATCTTACAGAGCTGAGAACATTTTATAATAACACTACGGATGCAGACCAAAGAACAGCCTTAGCTAATGAGACTTCAAAAGCTTTGTCTTCTTTCTTTGCCGTTTCTGAGAACTATCCTGAGCTGAAATCTAATAATAATTTTCTGGAGCTCCAGAAAAGAGTTTCCGAATTGGAGAACAGAATAGCAGACAGGAGAGAATTTTTTAATGACAGTGTTAACCTTTATAACATAGGAATCCATGAATTTCCCAATGTTATATTAGCAAAAATGCTTGCATATAAAGACAAAACATTATTGGAAATAACAGATGCTGAAAAACAATATAATGGAGTTCAGTTTTAA
- a CDS encoding helix-turn-helix domain-containing protein: MGYHTDHFPILGIQEFSENQLKGCNLLFNELYGARSIDDPHKHDFFIINLFEHGVGSHTIDFTEYPVKDHQIHLVFPDQVHQWVIEKETIGYQLMISRDWFESFLPSLRFSASYYQNHPVINLSQEIFKTFLYEFQSIQKELSGEKVFWELIQKRSELIGLLVSKSVEGAFKDFEVYNSNPIISKFLHLIDEHFKTERSVSFYADKLNISANYLNIVCKKNLNASASSLIQDRILLEAKRLLKVSEMSVKDIVYDLGFYDHASFSKFFKAQTGMTPSQFKE, translated from the coding sequence GTGGGTTACCATACAGATCATTTTCCAATTTTAGGAATTCAGGAATTTAGTGAGAATCAGCTGAAGGGCTGTAATCTGTTGTTTAATGAACTTTATGGAGCACGTTCCATTGATGATCCCCATAAGCATGATTTTTTCATCATTAATCTTTTTGAGCATGGAGTAGGCTCACATACTATAGATTTTACAGAATATCCGGTAAAAGACCATCAGATCCATCTTGTTTTTCCGGATCAGGTACATCAATGGGTAATCGAGAAAGAAACCATCGGTTATCAGCTGATGATCAGCCGGGACTGGTTTGAAAGCTTTCTGCCATCGTTAAGATTTTCGGCATCTTATTATCAGAATCATCCGGTGATCAATCTTTCCCAGGAAATTTTTAAAACTTTTCTATATGAATTTCAATCTATCCAGAAAGAACTGAGTGGAGAAAAAGTATTTTGGGAGCTTATTCAAAAAAGGAGTGAATTAATTGGGCTGTTGGTAAGTAAATCTGTGGAAGGGGCTTTTAAAGACTTTGAAGTCTATAACTCAAACCCTATTATTTCAAAATTTCTCCATCTTATTGATGAACATTTTAAAACAGAAAGATCTGTTTCTTTTTATGCAGATAAACTGAATATTTCTGCCAACTACCTGAATATTGTCTGCAAAAAAAATCTCAATGCTTCGGCTTCATCTCTTATTCAGGATCGTATTTTACTGGAAGCCAAAAGGCTTTTAAAGGTTTCCGAAATGTCAGTTAAAGACATTGTGTATGATCTCGGTTTCTATGATCATGCCAGCTTTTCCAAATTTTTTAAAGCACAGACGGGAATGACTCCTTCGCAATTCAAAGAATAA
- a CDS encoding 1-aminocyclopropane-1-carboxylate deaminase/D-cysteine desulfhydrase, whose product MLLQLPTKPVSIQEISIHKNVKLFIKREDQIHPLISGNKYWKLFYNVNHYLERNPDKPYIITFGGAFSNHIAAVSAVGNLAGVPTLGIIRGEELQHKWRDNPTLLFAKRNGMNLKFVTREEYRHKEKLTEFLHQEFPDALIVPEGGTNEEAVEGVKMMLNEQTKDFDYLCTAVGTGGTIAGISKFSEDNQKVIGFKVVDDASLENKIFELTLRQNFNLIDSCFGGYGKINDGNIRFINDFKEKYGIPLEPIYTGKMMEKVFELIEDDYFPENSRILCFHTGGLQGIEGANLLLEKQNRNLII is encoded by the coding sequence ATGCTATTACAACTTCCCACAAAACCTGTATCCATTCAGGAAATTTCCATTCATAAAAACGTAAAACTCTTCATTAAAAGGGAAGACCAGATTCATCCGCTGATTTCAGGCAATAAGTATTGGAAACTGTTTTATAATGTCAACCACTATCTGGAAAGAAATCCAGACAAGCCTTATATCATTACTTTTGGAGGTGCTTTTTCCAACCATATAGCTGCGGTCTCAGCAGTAGGAAATCTGGCAGGTGTTCCAACATTGGGTATCATCAGAGGAGAAGAACTGCAGCATAAGTGGCGTGATAACCCTACTTTACTTTTTGCGAAAAGAAATGGAATGAACCTGAAATTTGTCACCCGCGAAGAATACCGCCATAAAGAAAAACTGACAGAATTCCTTCATCAGGAGTTTCCAGATGCACTGATAGTACCCGAAGGAGGCACCAATGAAGAGGCTGTGGAGGGGGTGAAAATGATGCTCAATGAACAAACAAAAGATTTTGACTATCTTTGCACCGCAGTTGGAACCGGAGGAACCATTGCAGGAATTTCAAAATTTAGTGAAGATAATCAGAAAGTTATAGGATTTAAGGTTGTAGATGATGCTTCACTGGAAAATAAAATTTTTGAATTAACTTTGAGACAGAATTTTAATCTAATAGATTCATGTTTTGGAGGTTACGGTAAAATAAATGATGGAAACATCCGTTTTATCAATGATTTCAAAGAGAAGTATGGTATTCCTTTAGAACCGATATATACAGGAAAAATGATGGAGAAAGTTTTTGAACTGATTGAAGATGATTATTTTCCTGAAAACAGCAGGATTTTGTGCTTTCATACTGGTGGATTACAGGGGATTGAAGGAGCTAATCTGCTTTTAGAAAAACAGAATAGAAATTTAATTATATAA
- a CDS encoding DUF5522 domain-containing protein, translating into MAHYDIKEGEDFYYNEQGYKVFTEKFHLKRGYCCKSGCRHCPYGYDKKTDTFIKNDKKNK; encoded by the coding sequence ATGGCCCATTATGACATCAAAGAAGGTGAAGACTTCTACTATAATGAACAGGGGTACAAGGTTTTTACAGAAAAATTTCATCTGAAAAGAGGTTATTGCTGTAAAAGCGGCTGCAGACACTGTCCTTACGGGTACGATAAAAAGACTGATACATTCATTAAAAATGATAAAAAAAATAAATAA
- the hemL gene encoding glutamate-1-semialdehyde 2,1-aminomutase — MKYQRSSALFDEAYKYIPGGVNSPVRAFKSVGGVPVFMKSAKGAYLTDADNNTYIDYINSWGPAILGHTHPEVLEELKIQAEKGFSFGAPTELETEIAKFIIDNVQNIDQIRMVSSGTEACMSAVRLARGYTGRDKIVKFEGCYHGHSDSFLIKAGSGAATFGNPNSPGVTAGTAKDTLLARYNDFEQVEDLFRHNQGEIAAVIIEPVAGNMGCVLPENNFLQNLRKICDENGALLIFDEVMTGFRLAFGGAQELFNVKADLVTYGKVIGGGLPVGAFAGRNEIMDHLAPKGGVYQAGTLSGNPLAMRAGLKTLQLIKNDPEFFNRLHKTTETLDFEIGKILNEKGIAHKINRKGSMMSVFFHINRVSNFDEAQEANHSLFNNFFHQMLQNGVYLPPSGYETYFISDAIKDKEIDMTLEAVKKFEYSNK; from the coding sequence ATGAAGTATCAAAGAAGTTCGGCTTTGTTTGATGAAGCCTACAAATACATTCCGGGAGGAGTAAACTCTCCGGTGAGAGCATTCAAATCCGTAGGAGGAGTTCCTGTTTTTATGAAATCGGCAAAAGGTGCTTACCTTACCGATGCAGATAACAATACTTACATCGATTATATCAATTCATGGGGCCCGGCCATTTTGGGACATACACATCCTGAAGTACTGGAAGAACTGAAGATCCAGGCAGAGAAAGGATTCTCTTTCGGAGCTCCTACAGAACTGGAAACAGAAATCGCAAAATTCATTATTGATAACGTCCAGAATATTGACCAGATCAGAATGGTTTCTTCAGGAACAGAAGCATGTATGAGTGCAGTAAGACTGGCAAGAGGATATACAGGAAGAGATAAAATTGTAAAATTTGAAGGCTGTTATCACGGGCATTCAGACTCATTTCTGATCAAAGCAGGAAGTGGTGCGGCAACTTTCGGAAATCCAAATTCTCCGGGAGTGACAGCAGGTACCGCTAAAGATACATTATTGGCCCGTTATAACGATTTTGAACAGGTTGAGGATTTATTCCGTCACAATCAGGGAGAAATTGCAGCGGTAATTATAGAACCTGTTGCAGGAAATATGGGGTGTGTACTGCCAGAAAACAACTTCTTACAAAACCTGAGAAAGATCTGTGACGAAAACGGAGCTTTATTAATTTTTGATGAGGTAATGACCGGTTTCAGATTGGCTTTTGGAGGAGCTCAGGAACTTTTCAATGTAAAAGCAGACTTGGTGACTTACGGAAAAGTAATCGGTGGAGGTCTTCCGGTAGGAGCTTTCGCTGGTAGAAACGAAATTATGGATCACCTGGCTCCAAAAGGAGGAGTATATCAGGCAGGTACATTAAGTGGAAACCCCTTAGCCATGAGAGCCGGATTAAAAACCCTTCAGCTTATTAAAAACGATCCTGAATTTTTCAACAGATTACATAAGACAACAGAAACATTAGATTTTGAAATCGGAAAAATTTTAAATGAAAAAGGAATTGCTCATAAAATTAACAGAAAAGGTTCTATGATGTCTGTTTTCTTCCATATCAACAGGGTTTCAAATTTTGATGAGGCTCAGGAAGCTAATCATTCATTGTTCAATAACTTCTTCCACCAGATGTTGCAGAATGGAGTATATCTTCCCCCAAGCGGTTACGAAACGTACTTCATCAGTGATGCCATCAAGGATAAAGAAATTGATATGACACTGGAAGCAGTAAAAAAATTTGAATATTCAAATAAATAA
- a CDS encoding endonuclease, with product MKKIILFSVFAGLAHAQAPAGYYNSANGLSGAALKTELSSIITNGHTDKGYSGLWTAYKTTDIDKDYENDGSILDIYSEKPVGTDPYKYTPGTNQCGTYSTEGNCYNREHIVPQSLFNQASPMVADIHFIRATDGKVNGMRSNYPFGKVGSASFTSQNGSKLGTSVSSGYAGTVFEPIDEFKGDVARMIFYFVTRYQSKLSTFSSGNMLGSSTFPGLQTWELNVLLAWHNQDPVSQAEIKRNNASYTFQGNRNPFIDNPNYVNLIWGSQQPSGDTQAPTAATGLNVSGKTSSSISLAWNASTDNVGVTAYNVYMDGNLKTTVSSISTTISGLTPSTTYSFYVVAKDAAGNSSSNSSTVSGTTDSGNTTPGTNCANESFETIPAASSTYSTKTWSNGGISWTATDARTDQTLNNKAITVRNGSLTSSSSANGIGSLTVTTQLKFSGTNGTFDVKVNGTTVGTIPYSTSSTTTTINNINISGNVVVSLVNNSTSNRVAIDDLAWTCYSGSSARMAQDTSAEIASNSFKISPNPITNQEIFVKGDLQKVKKAEIYTLQGKVLQTINQPFRNGNSIKTISLGQGVYILKLDQVTMQFLVK from the coding sequence ATGAAAAAAATTATTTTATTTTCTGTATTTGCAGGACTTGCCCACGCCCAGGCTCCTGCAGGATACTACAATTCTGCCAACGGACTGAGTGGTGCAGCGCTGAAAACTGAATTAAGCAGCATTATAACCAACGGTCATACGGACAAAGGTTACAGCGGACTGTGGACCGCGTATAAAACCACTGACATTGATAAGGATTATGAAAATGATGGTTCTATTCTTGATATCTATTCTGAAAAACCTGTAGGCACAGATCCTTATAAATATACTCCAGGAACCAACCAGTGTGGAACGTATTCTACTGAAGGAAATTGTTATAACAGAGAGCATATTGTTCCTCAAAGTCTCTTCAATCAAGCTTCTCCGATGGTTGCTGATATTCACTTTATCAGAGCGACAGACGGAAAAGTAAACGGAATGAGAAGTAATTATCCTTTCGGAAAGGTAGGAAGTGCTTCTTTTACTTCACAGAATGGTTCAAAGCTTGGAACATCAGTTTCTTCAGGATATGCGGGGACGGTTTTTGAGCCGATTGATGAGTTTAAGGGAGATGTGGCACGTATGATTTTTTATTTTGTAACCCGTTACCAGAGTAAACTTTCTACTTTTTCATCAGGAAATATGTTAGGAAGTTCTACATTCCCAGGATTGCAGACATGGGAACTGAATGTTCTTCTTGCATGGCACAATCAGGATCCGGTTTCCCAGGCTGAGATCAAAAGAAATAATGCATCTTATACTTTCCAGGGTAACAGAAATCCATTTATTGATAATCCGAATTACGTAAATCTTATCTGGGGCTCTCAACAGCCTTCAGGTGATACTCAGGCACCAACTGCAGCGACAGGACTAAATGTTTCAGGAAAAACTTCCAGCAGCATTTCTCTTGCATGGAATGCCTCTACGGATAATGTAGGAGTCACAGCTTATAATGTTTATATGGACGGAAATCTGAAAACTACGGTAAGCTCAATCTCAACAACTATTTCAGGCCTCACTCCTTCTACTACTTACAGCTTTTATGTTGTAGCGAAAGATGCGGCAGGAAATTCATCATCAAACAGTTCAACAGTTTCCGGTACTACCGATTCAGGAAATACAACTCCAGGTACTAACTGTGCTAATGAAAGTTTTGAAACAATTCCTGCAGCCAGCTCTACTTATTCAACCAAAACATGGAGCAACGGTGGTATTTCCTGGACAGCAACGGATGCAAGAACTGATCAGACTCTTAACAATAAAGCTATTACAGTAAGAAACGGTTCTTTAACTTCCAGCAGTTCAGCGAACGGTATTGGCTCTTTAACTGTAACTACACAGCTTAAATTCTCAGGAACAAATGGCACTTTTGATGTAAAAGTAAACGGAACAACGGTAGGAACTATTCCTTACAGTACTTCATCTACAACAACTACCATCAACAATATCAACATTTCCGGGAATGTAGTGGTAAGTCTGGTTAATAATTCAACAAGTAACAGAGTTGCTATTGATGACCTTGCATGGACATGCTATTCCGGATCAAGTGCAAGAATGGCTCAAGATACCTCTGCAGAAATTGCCTCTAACAGTTTTAAAATCTCTCCTAATCCTATTACCAACCAGGAGATTTTTGTAAAAGGAGATCTTCAGAAGGTAAAAAAAGCTGAGATTTATACTCTTCAGGGGAAAGTTCTTCAGACGATTAACCAGCCCTTCAGAAATGGAAATTCTATTAAAACCATAAGTCTTGGTCAGGGAGTTTATATTTTGAAACTGGATCAGGTTACAATGCAGTTCCTTGTAAAATAA
- a CDS encoding DUF4136 domain-containing protein, with protein sequence MKKYIFILLASATLGLTSCSPFQVRSDYAETANFNSFKTYKIRIDDLKLNDIDKDRVLNELSRQLQSKGLQSGENPDLIINVKANHKKVTDINSSSPYGMWGWGGPFGWGVGMSRTWTSNYNEGALIVDLIDAKTNKLVWQGIGSGISVDSPKAKQRQIPEIMAEIMKNYPPQRK encoded by the coding sequence ATGAAAAAATATATTTTTATTTTGTTGGCATCTGCTACTTTAGGTTTAACTTCTTGTAGCCCTTTTCAGGTACGTTCAGATTATGCTGAAACCGCCAATTTCAATTCTTTCAAAACTTATAAAATAAGAATTGATGATCTAAAATTGAATGATATTGATAAAGACAGAGTGCTGAATGAACTGTCGAGACAGCTTCAAAGCAAAGGACTTCAGTCTGGAGAAAACCCTGATCTGATTATCAACGTAAAAGCGAATCATAAAAAGGTTACCGATATCAATTCTTCTTCACCTTACGGAATGTGGGGATGGGGCGGACCATTCGGATGGGGCGTTGGAATGAGCAGAACGTGGACCTCAAATTATAATGAAGGTGCACTGATTGTGGATCTTATTGATGCAAAAACCAACAAATTGGTTTGGCAGGGTATCGGAAGCGGAATTTCTGTAGATTCTCCAAAAGCGAAACAGAGACAAATTCCGGAAATCATGGCTGAGATTATGAAAAATTATCCGCCACAAAGAAAATAA
- a CDS encoding glucosaminidase domain-containing protein — protein sequence MKRLFLSISLLVLSKFSAQTWATEDQYIQKFAKYAVEEMEKYKIPASITLAQGLLETGGGQSRLAQEGKNHFGIKCKEDWTGRTMKHTDDAPNECFRVYDDPRQSYEDHSIFLSTRKYYANLFKLDMKDYRAWATGLKKAGYATNPRYASILITKIEKYKLYEFDNTSSNEVLYAVLKMYPDLKDDRTFMAQLEPSKATRKPKDPVTVEVPYKQTSYAQQQKRVERIKTKAEILNSILIKSHPNDGLKYIVIPEDTDVKFIANKFKVSESRLIKWNELEGETLKKNDIVFLESKNSTGNTATYKAESGEDMHDIAQKFGIKLNKLYAKNRMDEGQQPSAGQLIYLIDKKPRN from the coding sequence ATGAAAAGACTTTTCCTATCCATAAGCCTTTTAGTTTTATCAAAATTTTCTGCCCAGACTTGGGCAACCGAAGATCAGTATATTCAGAAGTTTGCTAAATATGCCGTAGAAGAAATGGAAAAATATAAAATTCCAGCTTCTATTACCCTTGCCCAGGGACTATTGGAAACCGGGGGCGGGCAGAGCAGATTGGCACAGGAAGGTAAAAACCACTTCGGTATAAAATGTAAAGAAGACTGGACCGGTAGAACGATGAAACATACCGATGATGCACCCAATGAATGCTTCCGTGTGTATGACGATCCAAGACAGTCTTATGAAGACCATTCTATATTCTTATCCACAAGAAAATATTACGCAAACCTCTTCAAACTGGATATGAAAGATTACAGAGCGTGGGCAACCGGTTTAAAAAAAGCGGGCTACGCTACCAATCCACGTTATGCTTCAATTCTTATTACCAAAATTGAAAAGTACAAGCTATATGAATTCGACAATACCAGTTCTAATGAGGTATTGTATGCCGTACTTAAAATGTATCCGGATCTGAAAGACGACAGAACTTTCATGGCACAGCTGGAACCTTCAAAAGCAACCAGAAAACCTAAAGACCCGGTTACTGTAGAAGTTCCGTATAAACAAACTTCTTACGCACAACAGCAAAAAAGAGTGGAAAGAATCAAAACGAAAGCTGAAATTCTTAATTCCATTCTTATCAAAAGCCATCCGAATGACGGCCTGAAATATATCGTAATTCCTGAAGATACTGATGTGAAATTCATCGCCAATAAATTCAAAGTCAGTGAAAGCAGGCTGATAAAGTGGAATGAATTGGAAGGTGAAACCTTAAAGAAAAATGATATTGTTTTTCTGGAATCAAAAAATTCTACAGGAAATACAGCTACTTATAAAGCAGAATCCGGGGAAGATATGCATGATATCGCTCAGAAATTCGGAATCAAATTAAATAAACTTTATGCTAAAAACAGAATGGATGAAGGACAGCAACCATCTGCGGGACAGCTGATTTATTTAATAGACAAAAAACCACGAAACTAA
- a CDS encoding amidohydrolase, with the protein MKTSDNTISRKDFIRNSALAVAGLTLIPNIMTASPFLDENNSSAKGKMSLKNVRLETGFEYQDGEVASTKTDLFYVEVENGKITKISPNQPNAKAVDAKGLLMLPAFKDMHIHLDKTFYGDQWQAVRKRTGGIKGMIELEQKMLPEMLKNSTFKAEKLIELLQSKGTSYARSHVNIEPTSKLQSLKNLQKALENKKKGFGAELVAFPQHGVFYTDSVPYLKEAAKMDIDFIGGVDPFNIDGDIEKVVDFTVQLALDNKKGIDIHLHETGDSGLKTVEYLIKKVNENPALKGKTYLSHCFILAKLEAAKQEEIAEKLSEAQIGIVSTIPFGRLIMPIPTLYKHNVTILTGNDSIIDHWNTFGTGSVLQKANLMAQLYGYSTEFLLSRSLKLATGNILPLDDKGIQQWPKSGDKADFVLMSASCSAEAVSRVSEVESLVHDGNVVF; encoded by the coding sequence ATGAAGACTTCTGACAATACCATCTCCCGCAAAGATTTTATCCGGAATTCAGCTTTGGCTGTGGCGGGATTAACTTTAATACCCAATATCATGACTGCATCACCTTTCCTGGATGAAAATAATAGTTCTGCAAAAGGAAAAATGAGCCTTAAAAATGTTCGTCTGGAAACAGGTTTTGAATATCAGGATGGAGAAGTAGCCTCTACCAAAACTGATCTGTTCTATGTAGAAGTTGAAAACGGAAAGATTACAAAGATTAGCCCAAACCAGCCTAACGCTAAAGCGGTAGATGCAAAGGGACTGCTGATGCTTCCTGCATTTAAGGATATGCACATTCACCTTGATAAAACCTTTTATGGAGATCAATGGCAGGCTGTTAGAAAAAGAACCGGGGGGATCAAAGGAATGATAGAGCTGGAACAGAAAATGCTTCCTGAAATGCTGAAAAACTCAACCTTTAAGGCTGAAAAACTGATCGAATTGTTACAGTCGAAAGGAACTTCATATGCGAGAAGCCACGTAAATATTGAACCAACTTCCAAACTTCAGTCCTTAAAAAATCTGCAGAAAGCTTTAGAAAATAAAAAGAAAGGTTTTGGAGCCGAATTGGTAGCCTTTCCACAGCATGGCGTGTTCTATACGGATTCTGTGCCTTATCTGAAAGAAGCTGCAAAGATGGATATTGATTTCATCGGTGGTGTAGACCCATTCAATATCGATGGAGATATCGAAAAAGTGGTAGATTTCACTGTTCAGCTTGCTTTGGACAATAAAAAAGGAATAGATATTCACCTGCATGAAACCGGAGATTCCGGATTAAAAACTGTAGAATATCTGATTAAAAAAGTAAATGAAAATCCTGCTCTGAAAGGAAAAACCTATTTAAGCCACTGCTTTATCCTGGCAAAATTAGAAGCTGCAAAACAGGAAGAAATCGCTGAAAAATTAAGTGAAGCACAGATTGGAATTGTTTCTACAATCCCTTTTGGAAGACTGATCATGCCAATACCAACGCTTTACAAACATAATGTAACCATTCTGACAGGAAATGACAGCATCATAGACCATTGGAATACTTTCGGAACTGGAAGCGTGCTTCAGAAAGCCAACTTAATGGCTCAGCTTTACGGATATTCAACAGAATTTTTATTGTCAAGAAGCTTAAAACTGGCAACGGGAAATATTCTTCCACTGGATGATAAAGGAATTCAGCAATGGCCAAAATCTGGTGATAAAGCAGACTTTGTCCTGATGAGCGCAAGCTGTTCCGCAGAAGCTGTATCAAGAGTTTCAGAAGTGGAATCATTGGTACATGATGGAAATGTTGTTTTTTAA